The region GTGGTTATTTATTGCTAGGTGCATCGGAATCATTGACTGGATTGACCGACCGTTTTGAAATGGTTCGTTGTAACCCAGGTATTATCTACAAGTTGAAATAGTCATAGTTTGGCAAACAATCCCTAAGCCCGGCACCTTGCCGGGCTTTCTTTTGCCGCTGCATTTTCCTTTTGCACGCGGCAACTCTCTTCCTATCTGACATACCAATTCCTTGCTTTTTGTTATATACATAAAAGTGACATTCCAAACCTGATGGTGCACTTATTGCAGTGTTTTATTAAGTGTCACCATGAATCATGCAGTTAGTTAACAATCGAAAAGTTGGTACGCTAATTGCAAAACTTTCAGCAAGACGGTCAGTTCTGAATATAGAGGCAAACATGGCTATTTCTTTTGACAAAGCTCTAGGGATACACCAGTACACGGTGGGCGTGCGCGAGCGCAATGCGGAGTTGATTGCAACCAACATCGCTCAAGCCGATACCCCTGGATTTAAAGCAAAGGGAATGGACTTTAAAAAGGCATTGCAGGCGGCAACATCAGGGGCAAGCATTAGTCTTGATCTTACCGATGGTCGGCATATTCCTGCCTCTAAGACAGTTTCAGGTGAAGTGCTTTACCGCACTCCAACTCAGCCTGACACTGGCGACGGTAACACGGTTGATGTGGATTTGGAGCGTAACTTGTTTATGCAAAACCAATTGAGACATCAAGCTTCCCTCGATTTCTTGGGCGGCAAGTTTAAAGGCTTAACAAAAGCGATTAAAGGGGAGTAAGTAGATGGGCTTATTTAATGTATTCAATGTGACTGGTTCTGCTATGAGCGCTGAGTCAATTCGCCTAAATACGACCTCTAGTAACTTGGCAAACGCAGACAGTGTCAGTAGCTCAGCGAAAGACACTTATAAAGCGCGTCATGCTGTGTTCGGCGCTGAGTTAAGCAAAGCACGTTACCGTAACGATCCGAATGTGCCAGTCAAAGTCATGGGTATTGTGGAAAGCAATAAACCTTTAGTGGCTGAGTACAATCCTGATCACCCACTCGCGAATGCCGATGGTTATATCTACAAACCAAACGTCAACGTGATGGAAGAAATGGCTAACATGATCTCTGCTTCTCGCGCATATCAAACCAATGTGCAAGTTGCAGATGCAAGTAAACAGATGCTGCTGCGTACGCTGCAGATGGGTCAATAAGGATAAGGGGGTAGCGTATGGCCGGAGTCAACAACGTTGGTCAAAGCGGCTTGTCCTATGTTGATCAGCTGAAGAGTCTGCAAGAGAAGAAAAAACCGGATGAAGCAACGGGTAAGAAAGATCTTAAACAAGAAGATTTCTTGTCGCTGCTCACCAAGCAACTAGCTCAGCAAGACCCTTTCAAGCCGGTCAGCAATGATCAGATGATTGCCCAAATGGCTTCGTTTGCGACCGTTGATGGGATTGGCAAGATGAACAAACAGTTCGAAAGCCTTAACTCATCTATGACCTCAAATCAGGCATTGCAGGCATCGTCTCTGGTCGGTCGTGATGTTTTGGTACCGGGTGCTGCTGGTCTCAAAAAAGATGACGCAGGTATGGCGGCAATGGTTAAAGTACCAAGTTCCGTTGATAACCTGATGATTCGTATTGAAGATGAACATGGTCAACTTGTTCGTACCTTTGATGCGGGCGCCAAATCTACTGGTGACACTCGCATTGATTGGGACGGCAAAGACCAGAACGGTAATCCATTGCCGGGCGGAAAATACAAAGTTAAAGCGGCAGGCCTAATTGATGGCGCTAGCAAAGACTTTGATGTATCCACCTACGCCAACGTGAATAGCGTATTACTCGGCAAAGGTAATGGTAATGTACTGCTCAATCTGGCTGGTTTTTCTTCACCAGTTCGACTTGCTGAAGTACTGGAAGTTGGCAAAGCATAATTTGCTGCGAGCCAGATAGGAGAATTTGGAATGTCATATGTATCTTTAAGTGGTTTGTCCGCTGCTCAGTTAGATCTGAATACAACGAGTAACAACATTGCGAACGCTAACACGTATGGCTTTAAAGAGTCTCGTGCTGAGTTCGGTGATGTGTATTCAAACTCTTTGTTCACTAATGCGAAGACCACTCCTGGTGGCGGTGTTCAATCGCAAAAAGTGTCACAACAATTTCATGAGGGTTCCAGTATTTATACGAATAACCCTATGGACTTGCGTGTTTCTGGTACGGGTTTCTTTGCGGTAGCGAAAGACCGTTTGATTCCGCAACAGAACGAATTAACACGTAACGGTGCGTTCCATCTAGATAAAAATAACTACATGGTAACGGCAAATGATGAGTACCTACTTGGCTATCAAGTGAACCCAGATACGGGTGACGTTCTCTCCTTTGAACCTCAACCGATGAATATTCCTGCTGAATTTGGTAAGCCAAAACAGACAGCCAATATTACTGTTGGGGTTAACTTACCAGCGAACGGCAAGTTAAAAGATCCTGCATTGTTTGATTATACAGATCCAGAAACGTATAACCGTTCAACCTCATCAACTATTTATGACTCAATGGGTCAAGCGTATAAGCTAACCACTTATTACTTGAAAGACCAAACTCAGTCGAATACTTGGCAGGTGTACTACACCGCGACCGATAAAGACGGTGAGAAACCGATCAATATTGTCAACGGTGATGCCGTTGCTGGTTCTGGTCAAACAGGTCACACATTGAAGTTTAATAACGATGGTACGTTGGCAAGTTTGAACAATGGTCAGCCAATTGTCTCTCAAGCATTAGGCAGTGGTACTAACCCACTTAATCTGAATGGTGCCGATGGCTCTCAAGTGTTGTCATTTAGCCTTGATGCCGCCACTCAGTTTGCTGCACCTTTCGAACTGACTAAGTTTGATGAAGATGGCGCAACCACAGGTTTCTTAACCAAAATCGACTTTGATGAGAATGGTAGTATTTTGGGTACCTACTCTAACGGTGAAAACGTCACTTTGGGTCGTGTTGGCCTAGTGCGTGTACCAAACGAACAAGGTTTGGATAAGAAGAGTGGTACGCAATGGGATTCAACTCAGTTCTCTGGTGACAAGATTTGGGGTGAATCAAACAAAGGTTCATTTGGTTCGATTAAGAACGGCTCTCTGGAGCAGTCCAACATCGATATGACCCAAGAGCTGGTGGATTTGATCTCCGCGCAGCGTAACTT is a window of Vibrio porteresiae DSM 19223 DNA encoding:
- the flgB gene encoding flagellar basal body rod protein FlgB; this encodes MAISFDKALGIHQYTVGVRERNAELIATNIAQADTPGFKAKGMDFKKALQAATSGASISLDLTDGRHIPASKTVSGEVLYRTPTQPDTGDGNTVDVDLERNLFMQNQLRHQASLDFLGGKFKGLTKAIKGE
- the flgC gene encoding flagellar basal body rod protein FlgC; the encoded protein is MGLFNVFNVTGSAMSAESIRLNTTSSNLANADSVSSSAKDTYKARHAVFGAELSKARYRNDPNVPVKVMGIVESNKPLVAEYNPDHPLANADGYIYKPNVNVMEEMANMISASRAYQTNVQVADASKQMLLRTLQMGQ
- the flgD gene encoding flagellar hook assembly protein FlgD; the protein is MAGVNNVGQSGLSYVDQLKSLQEKKKPDEATGKKDLKQEDFLSLLTKQLAQQDPFKPVSNDQMIAQMASFATVDGIGKMNKQFESLNSSMTSNQALQASSLVGRDVLVPGAAGLKKDDAGMAAMVKVPSSVDNLMIRIEDEHGQLVRTFDAGAKSTGDTRIDWDGKDQNGNPLPGGKYKVKAAGLIDGASKDFDVSTYANVNSVLLGKGNGNVLLNLAGFSSPVRLAEVLEVGKA
- the flgE gene encoding flagellar hook protein FlgE gives rise to the protein MSYVSLSGLSAAQLDLNTTSNNIANANTYGFKESRAEFGDVYSNSLFTNAKTTPGGGVQSQKVSQQFHEGSSIYTNNPMDLRVSGTGFFAVAKDRLIPQQNELTRNGAFHLDKNNYMVTANDEYLLGYQVNPDTGDVLSFEPQPMNIPAEFGKPKQTANITVGVNLPANGKLKDPALFDYTDPETYNRSTSSTIYDSMGQAYKLTTYYLKDQTQSNTWQVYYTATDKDGEKPINIVNGDAVAGSGQTGHTLKFNNDGTLASLNNGQPIVSQALGSGTNPLNLNGADGSQVLSFSLDAATQFAAPFELTKFDEDGATTGFLTKIDFDENGSILGTYSNGENVTLGRVGLVRVPNEQGLDKKSGTQWDSTQFSGDKIWGESNKGSFGSIKNGSLEQSNIDMTQELVDLISAQRNFQANSRALEVHNQLQQNILQIR